The proteins below come from a single Argentina anserina chromosome 1, drPotAnse1.1, whole genome shotgun sequence genomic window:
- the LOC126799561 gene encoding uncharacterized protein LOC126799561 → MWVDLTSEVNSNKQDRDDDWFYTSHLFHQCSSRELKIAFSHSGEEGTGLNFDLLGQSSPKLPSSVSRSRGKHYVSKKWRGDSQAILIDKRHPVNALSGTSSCVTSESGNNVKTKPSYALLRGTSRSKTSWVCNSSSTGNGLPSCSQPISSCGDSTSALDSMVKKADDRTTASTITQESDQQQQQNMGKSSNPLKSSKRAPVIHKD, encoded by the exons ATGTGGGTGGATCTCACATCAGAAGTCAACTCAAACAAGCAAGATCG tgatgatgactggTTCTACACAAGCCACTT GTTCCACCAGTGTTCTTCTCGTGAGTTGAAGATTGCATTTTCTCATTCTGGGGAGGAGGGTACGGGGTTAAACTTTGACTTGCTGGGACAATCTTCGCCCAAGCTTCCATCTTCTGTGTCTAGGTCGAGAGGCAAACACTACGTGAGCAAGAAATGGAGAGGGGACAGCCAGGCTATTTTGATAGATAAGCGACACCCTGTCAATGCTCTGAGTGGCACATCCTCCTGTGTGACTTCAGAATCTGGTAATAATGTGAAAACCAAACCAAGCTATGCACTTCTGAGAGGAACTTCCCGTTCAAAGACGAGTTGGGTTTGTAATAGCAGTTCTACTGGAAATGGCTTACCAAGTTGCTCTCAGCCAATATCTTCTTGTGGGGACTCAACGTCTGCTTTGGATTCTATGGTAAAGAAAGCAGATGATAGAACTACAGCAAGCACAATTACACAAGAGAGTGACCAGCAGCAACAGCAGAATATGGGAAAATCTAGTAACCCCTTAAAGTCAAGCAAGAGAGCGCCTGTCATTCATAAAGACTAG